The genomic stretch TAAAACCATCCATTCTGAGAAGTAAATTCTCAAAAACAAAAAGGCAGCTTCTAGCTGCCTTTTTTAATAGTTCAATAATTCATTACAGTATTAAACCGTAATCTTTTTAATCTCTTTAATTTTGTTCTTTTCATTCACCAAGACTACTTTAGGAATAAATGTCTTAGCATCTGCCTCACTCATAGAGCCATAAGTACAAATAATCAACAAATCGCCCACATGAGCTTTGCGTGCAGCAGCGCCATTCAATGAAATAGCCCCAGAGCCACGCGCGGCTTTAATAATGTAAGTTGAAAAACGCTCGCCATTATTTATGTTGTATAGCTCGATTTTTTCGTACTCGCGCATATCCGCAGCATCGAGCAGATCCTCATCAATACCACATGACCCCTCATACTCTAAATCGGCCTCTGTCACCGTGACACGGTGCAACTTAGCGCGCAACATGATTCTTTGCATAATCTTTCCTCCGGGTGCGGATTCTACCCTGTCATCAGCCTAGAAAACCAAATTTTAAGCAGATTTATTTATCCACCCTCAATTCAAGGGCGTGAAATTTAAAAATCGTCGAATTTCGTCTTTGGAATGACTATCTTTTGTCCTGCACCGAACGAATAGCCTCAAAGGCTTCATGGGCGGTTTTCTTATCCACCCCCTGAATCATCTGCCCCATAATTTTTGCGCCATGCTCAACGCCTATAGAGCCATAGGTAACGTCGCCATGGACACGCGCTGTTGGATGAAACTCCGCACGCTCAGAGGCATAAATGCTTCCCTCGACCTTCCCTGCCACCACCACACGGTAGGCGTGGATATCCCCCACCACTTCACCATCCTGACCAATCGCAACAGTCACCTTAGCATCCGGCTGGCACTCAATATTGCCGCTAATTTTTCCGTCAATTCGCAAACTTTCAGCAAGAATCACCTTACCAACAATCTCAGTAGTTTTCCCAACCAAAGTATCAAACTTCTCATTGGTAGGAACAAGCAAAGAAGATTTACGCTTACCAAACATCATGGACCTCCTAGGGGGCATCTTTATTTGAATTGAACTTTGGATAACTATAGACCCCTTGCTCTAATAAAAACAACTAGCTTTATGGTTAATTGTAAAAATTGCCTTAATATTCATAGATGAACAAAGAATTATTTGATTACCCCAAACAGGATGCCGCAGGCGTTACCTGTACCGCCACAGCTTGGGCAAAAGTTCCAGCACCTCTAAGCCAAACTGAAAAAGCCGAAACAATTCAAGCAATTAAAGCTGCTCTAAAAGCTCAAAATGCTGTTTTAGTCGCCCACTATTATGTTGATAGCGATATCCAAGATTTAGCTTGGGAAACAGGCGGCCTAGTAGCCGACTCGCTTGAAATGGCTAGATTTGGCAAAAATCATGCGGCACAAACATTAGTTGTTGCTGGCGTTAAATTTATGGGTGAAAGCGCAAAAATCTTAAGCCCTGAAAAAACAGTGCTCATGCCTGATTTAGATGCGACCTGCTCTTTAGATTTGGGTTGCCCTGCTGAAGACTTTGAAAAATTTTGTGATGCGCACCCTGATCGAGAGGTTGTGGTGTACGCCAACACGAGTGCAGCAGTCAAAGCACGCGCCGATTGGATGGTAACAAGTTCGTGCGCGCTAGCAATCGTTCATTACTTGAAACAACAAGGTAAAAAAATACTTTGGGCACCTGATCGACATTTAGGTCGATACATCCAAGATCAAACAGGTGCGGATATGTTGCTCTGGGAAGGGCACTGCATTGTTCATGATGAATTCAAAGGCATTGAATTGGAACATCTCAAAGCCAAACATCCTGATGCGCTTATTTTGGTTCACCCTGAATCGCCAGCAAATGTCGTTGATTTAGCAGATGTAGTCGGATCAACTTCCGCGATGATTAAAGCGGTTGTTGAAGGTACCGCCAAAGAATATATCGTAGCAACAGACAAAGGCATTCTTCACAGAATGCGTCAATTAGCTCCGGGCAAAACATTGATTGAGGCACCAACAGCTGGCAATAGCGCCACATGCAAAAGCTGCGCGCATTGCCCATGGATGGCCATGAATGGGCTTGCGGGCATTCTGAATTGCTTAACCCATCAATCTGGCGAGATTAAAGTTGATCCCGCTTTAGGTAAAAAAGCCAAAGTGTGTATTGACCGCATGTTGAATTTCACAACAGAACACCCTGAACTCCTAGCCAAAGCCCAACATGGTTTTGTTAAAAATATTGGTAGCGCTTAAAGAATAATTTCTATGTTTAATTACAACGAGTCCCTAGAACAAGCACGCGAACGCAATGTCAAAGATGCCCTATTAGAAGATGTCGGTACTGGCGATTGGACTGCTCAACTGGT from Polynucleobacter sp. MWH-Spelu-300-X4 encodes the following:
- a CDS encoding polymer-forming cytoskeletal protein codes for the protein MMFGKRKSSLLVPTNEKFDTLVGKTTEIVGKVILAESLRIDGKISGNIECQPDAKVTVAIGQDGEVVGDIHAYRVVVAGKVEGSIYASERAEFHPTARVHGDVTYGSIGVEHGAKIMGQMIQGVDKKTAHEAFEAIRSVQDKR
- the panD gene encoding aspartate 1-decarboxylase is translated as MQRIMLRAKLHRVTVTEADLEYEGSCGIDEDLLDAADMREYEKIELYNINNGERFSTYIIKAARGSGAISLNGAAARKAHVGDLLIICTYGSMSEADAKTFIPKVVLVNEKNKIKEIKKITV
- the nadA gene encoding quinolinate synthase NadA, with amino-acid sequence MNKELFDYPKQDAAGVTCTATAWAKVPAPLSQTEKAETIQAIKAALKAQNAVLVAHYYVDSDIQDLAWETGGLVADSLEMARFGKNHAAQTLVVAGVKFMGESAKILSPEKTVLMPDLDATCSLDLGCPAEDFEKFCDAHPDREVVVYANTSAAVKARADWMVTSSCALAIVHYLKQQGKKILWAPDRHLGRYIQDQTGADMLLWEGHCIVHDEFKGIELEHLKAKHPDALILVHPESPANVVDLADVVGSTSAMIKAVVEGTAKEYIVATDKGILHRMRQLAPGKTLIEAPTAGNSATCKSCAHCPWMAMNGLAGILNCLTHQSGEIKVDPALGKKAKVCIDRMLNFTTEHPELLAKAQHGFVKNIGSA